TCTAATTGTAGCCCGAATACCCGTTAAGGAAGCAATAGTAAGACCGCCCCGCTAGccgatcaagcatttgatcaataaaaggcatagggAAGTAATCCTTACAAGTAGCAGTGTTAAGCTTAAGATAATCCATGCAAACTCTCCAACCTGTCACAGTCCTCGTCGGAATCAGCTCATTCTTTGAATTGGGCACCACTGTGATGCCGCCCTTTTTTGGAATATATTAAACTGGGCTCACCCATTTGCTGTCAGCAATAGGGTAAACCACTCCAGCATCTAACCACTTGATGATTTCTTTCTTAACAACTTCTTGCATATTTTCATTCAGTCTTCGTTAATGTTCCACACTCGGCTTGCCATCCTCCTCTAACTGTATTTTATGCTCACAGATCCCAGAAGGAATCCCTCGAATGTCTGTTATAGTCCAACCAATAGCATGCCTATACTCACGCAATATCTCAACCAGCCTCTCGATCTACTCCTCAGTCAGTAATCTTTGAAACAATCACTGGTAACATATTATTTGGACCAAAGAACTCATACTTCAAATGTGATGGGAGCTGCTTAAGCTCAAGCTTCGGTGGCTCAACGATAGAAGGATTTCTTTGGAcgagttgttctattttctagaTCAAGAGTAAACTTCTTTGGTTTGTAAGAATATGAGCCTAACCCAGCAAGCGAATTAACCGTCTCCACATAACCCTACATATCTTCAGTATCAAAATTTACAAGAATCGTAGCAAGAGCTTCTCCCAAACACTCCTCTCCCATCTTGAATTCCACAgcttcatcaataacatcaaaagaatcaatCACTGAAATGCTCTCATAAGCACTAGGTAACTTCATCCCCTTATTTGCCTGAAAAGTAACTTTCTCATCATTGACTCGAAATTTTATTTCGTTCTTTTCCGAATCCATAAGAGCTCTTCTcgtagcaaggaaaggtctcccTGAATAATAGGAATGTTCCGATGAACAGCACAGTCAAGAATAACCAAATCAGCGGGCAATACAAATTTACCAACCCGCACAAGAACATCATCAACCACGCCAACCGACCTCTTAATAGATCTATCAGCCATCTGTAATCTCATAGTAGTCGGCCTTGGCTTCCCCAAACCTGATTTCTAGTAGATAGCAAGTGGCATCAAATTTATGctcgccccattatcacacagagCGCGAGCAAAGTCATGGTAACCAGCAGAACAAGGAATGTTGAACGCCCCACGATCTCTCTTAGTCTGAACAGTAGTTGTGGAAATAATAGAACTCACAGTGTGAGTCAAACTCATGGTTTCATGTTGCACCGCCTTCTTCTTGGTCAACAAGTCCTTCAAGTACTTAGCAAAATCGGGCATCTTCTTAACAGCATCCAAGAATGGAAAGTTCAGAGATAACCGCTTCAGCTGATCATAAAATTTCTCgaacttagcatcttccttcttcttcaccaaacATTGAGTAAAGGAAGGTTTAGATTTGAAAAGCTGAGTCAAAGGGTGGAGAGCCCTTTTTATAGTCTACTTGCTCTTGTCATCAGCCACTTTTGAACTCTCTAGAATGTCAGCAACTTTCTCTTCATTAGGaatctcatcaacaataattggTGCATCAGACCGCACCTTTTCATCTTCATTAATTGGCTCAAGATCAATACCCTTCTTTTCAACACTTTgaagtattttaccactcctagTACTAATAGCAAACACACGGTCAACACCGCCTCCCCCATTCTTCGAATTCGGAATAGTGTCACTAGGAAGTCCTCCTTTTTTAGGAGGGTGCTGCTCTCTAGAAATATCTCGCATCTGTGAATCGAGCTTTTGAATAGCCGCTGTATGAGACCTCACTGTCTCTGTTAGCCCGGGTAACATCTTTTCATACTTGGTTTGAttttctagaaccttccaagcATTACTTCAACCCTCAAACTACCTTGATCGTTTGACTGCCCTTTTGGTAGAATATTTGGATTGGAACTCTTATTATCGAaattgctgttgttgttgtagttccctTGGTTCGCGCCATATAATTATTATTGTAGTTCCCCTGGCTGTTGTTGTAAGTACCTTGGCCCTGCTGAGGTCTCCATTCATTTTGATTCTGGTAACCCCCTTGGTGATTCTGCCTTTGATAACCCCTTTGAGAGTTGTTCACATAGTTAGTATCTTCAACCTGCATAGAAGGTCCCTCTTGATATGGACCCTCTTGGACTTCGTACATCCCCTTCGGCATACCTAAAGCATCTTCGCAAACATTTACCTTCTTGATCTGGGTCTCATCAAACTTTTTGGTCAGTAAAGAGATATTTGTTGCAAGCTGAGCCAATGTCTGCTGAATATTCTGATTCTCCTTTACCATATTCTGGATCATAGCATTCCCGTAGGGTATAACATCAGCATTGTTCGAGTGCCAAGCCTGATTGTGCGTAGTCAATCTGTTAAGTATGTTGGTAACTCGAGTGTAAGTTTTATCCATAAAACAAGCATCAGCTGCATTGTTCGCAATTGACTGTGTTATAGGATCCAGCCCTcggtagaacttctccattaatatgttctccgaaaaatcatgatttagaaatTTCTGCAGATATTCTTTAAATCTCTCCCAAGCTTCGTATAATTGTTCCCCCGTTCGCTGCTTGAATTCATAGATTTTGTCACGGATCTCAGCCTTCTTGCTAGGAGGATACCACTTCTTGAGAAAGACTGCTACCATTTGTTAAaccccgaaaaatttcgcgttaccaaAACTGTAGAGAGCTTAGtacgagctcaagggagagtaaagttatacaaggattagagatgaagattatattatatgagtataagaataacatatttATGACAttggacccttaagccaaatatgggcataagccctccaaaaggatgattgaaggatacgttttcggatgatctgacttggagagGACAGAACGCCattataaatttggaatttggaatcacaccaaaaatgaaagttgtagataattgaattagatttccaaccgtaggtcgtgggccctcacacgatatcgggatcaaaagttatgacctttttactgaacgaacgcgcAGGCAGAAAATTAAGCCACCGCGAACGCGCTGACCAATTTTTATGTCTGTTTGGGCAGATTCTGGAACTCTATATACGGGGggcttaccccccccccccccctttcttcaTCCAAAACACCAATAAAATACCCCAAAAATTCTGAAAACCTCCCACAACTTCccaacatcaaattttagctCGGATCAAgtataattcccgaatttcgGTCCAGGCAGCGTATGGTTCCGGTTATAAAATTGTATTGTGGCGAATCTTGGCTTGAACTCAAGGTGAAAAGTAAAGATATTGTGGTTCTAGTGgaggaaaggtatgaatcttcctttattgatattgatttaggtttgtTTGTGGAAATAAAGAtattaaatggtcgtataacgaatttattggttgagaaattggagaaacatcatgtgggatgttttatggagtattttggtattgatgatgttgttgttgatgttggtattgttgttgttgttattgttgttggttgttggattatgatttcgggctaggcatataaacaggggagatctttttgtcgattttcggcaggatatgaAGTAGTTTAATTTGAAAGTTCGCTATAAGCATacgacgataagtctaacgatagtatgaattctctcaaatgtagatttgcgagctcgggAAGATAAAcgtaagtagttaagaagaccaagaaggtatgttaaggctttcctttctttcattttggcatgatctatgacatacgagcgaacaacgagtaatcgagtctccatatcattctactcttagaaatactaggagtatctcagttcttgatgatcctataccccttattatgattgttccttctgttcatggatCTTGAGTTTTGTATCATGATAATGTTAGTtcatatttatgcattgcattcatttacatatatgcacattgaaccgtgaccagaaggcgttatatacgcgtatattatatgtatatggggtatggggaaagggagaggcgttatatacacattaccacctgatcagctggtgcacagtgatgatgattttgatgcCCGAAGGGGTTGCCCagaggggccattatgctattatgcccaaaggggccattatgctattatgcccggaggggcctatatgggatagggatcgagccgaacgttcctcggcactatgacctatgcattgcatatcatacgccctcagaggcattttcaGTAAGCAGAGATATAGAGATATGCTCAGATAGTCAAAcatacagatgcattcatacagatatgttcagacAGTCAGACATACAGATGTACTCAGTTAGTCAGTTTAGTTTATGACTTTCAGATTGtcttcatgactcctatgtgtatgttactcttatcccttacatattcagtacattatccgtactgactcccctattgtacggggggctgcgttcatgcccgcgcaGTTCAGATAGCCAGGAAGACGGATCACATCTTTAGGCTGCTTTTTCAACTTGATAGTGGAGCACTCCTTTCTCGTCGGAGTTGCCGTCTAGACCGGGTATGTGTCCCGATGTTATGGGTAGGGcggaggccctgtcccgtccacaGCATGTCCAGTAtgtcagtagaggctcatagacgctTATATTCAGTCAGACAGTGTGGCCCGCTCAGCATATGTTTGGTTACATAGTTTATggggtagccttgtcggctcgcacCCCGGTTCAGTTtagtgatgtgtatatatatatatatatatatatatatatatatatatatatatatctttttgaGGACTGTGACTCTTCAGTCTATGATATCTATGAGTCAGCAAATCATGTTGTGAGCGCCCTCAGATGGCCCAGAATGAGCAGGGGCaagtatgttatgtatattttgtggcATCTGGGGGTCGACACGGGTGTccgtcatagccctccggtTGAGCTGTGAAACCATCTCTGCCCATTGTTTTGGATGTGATGAGCACATACATCCAAAAAGTTCTGCAAATATCGTTGAGGATCATTCTCGGTAGAGTTCCGAATGTAGccctcaagcttcaacaactaGTAGAGTGAGGAGTCAATCTTGCAGCTAGCAGCTCCAACCCGAGGAtgaacaatagcagatgcatagTCCTCCTCTGGTACAAGATCAGCAAAGACATTCTCTTCATCTGTTTCATTCGCGGGATCATTCAATTGACCACCCTAATTACCAGCTGCTGCACGTTGATTTCGCTGATTCTGATTCATGTTCACCTGGTGCACAAGGAATGGCAAACAAGATGTgatggaataagaaaaagacttcaatcaaatcaaacactatttagtaatttcaaaactgtattgccggcaacggcgccaaaatttgatacacTCAAATTAAACCTTTTATTAGCATAAAGCGGACAATGTCAAATacagtaacccaacaaggttagggtcgaatcccacaggggaTGTGGTGTGAAAAGGTTTCTAAAATCATAGAATGCtttatttaggtctaatgtcttactCCGATAAAGTTTGTAgaaagttggttgtttatgactaattgctttggattgtaatgtatggtaaaagaaacctaGGTTGTGTCCCCGCTTGATGAATGTTATGCTTAGAGTtctaatatgatatacttctaatggatcgttgtaTGAGACTTAATCTCTAATGGAGTTCATAATATTTCACCATAGTTAAGAATAAtatctctttatgattttcccaaatacaaaagagtttatatgaagaacgattaaatatgccaagtaaattcctcttattcctaaatgaatttattaaacaaggtttaaagccttgagttcttgttattagttcttaccaaaccctaattattttcccaaataaatctaGATTTATGGCGTAAGCTAACGTTTGCAACAATCAACtaacaatgaataatgaagaactaacaaaccctaacaatccattatgcatatatcataaCTAGAAACCCATGAGCAAAACACTCATCCTTAAGTCCACAACCTTAGtagggaatttagctactcatggaaTTGATAAAAATGCAAGACATAGTAAGTGTAATTGTTGTTTGAACTTACAAAGAGAATTGAAGATAAACGAATATAGAATAGTCTTAAAACCCTTGAAAAGTACTAAAAACTCAAAGTGCTCAATACAAGTCTTAAACTCAagatgtctgaaaaataaaacctaatcgggcatttatacaagtcaaaaaCTTGGAATAAATAAACTAGTCCTGTCCCAGGTCGGCTTGCAACTCGACGGACCGTCTTTGCACATTGACGATACCGTCGAATATCAATGGTGCACTTTGACGATCTGATGACAAAAATCAAGCTGCAAAACCTCAATCGTCAATGTAtattgacggaccgtcgatcatgttgacggtccgtcaacctTCTCGTCCTTTTGCATCAATTTTGCACAGTCTCTGAACTTTCTCTCAGGGCAGGTTGACGACATGCTTGACGGACCGTCGGGTATGTTGACAGTCCGTACAAGTGCATAGCAGTGCCTTGtcttccaaattccttattttcaACTGTTTTTGCATTCCAACTTCTAAATACCTGCAACATACACAAAACACATAAAACTGACaaaaactcacttgaaaacaagtaaaacttagagttaaaaagcatcaaatgtgccataatttcacggcacatcaccTAACAACTACGaaagttgttccaacaactacaataGTTGTTGGGGACCTGCTGTCGAATTTGAAGCagcataattttctttttaatacaATATAGTTGGTGCTAAAGTTCAATCCAGAACACAACATCTTCTTTTTATAATCATTAACACAACATCttctttttataatcaatctTTGAAAGCATTATTGAAACTCCACAACAAGAACATAATCGAATAGTTCTGATAAACTGAAAATCACAACAATTGGGAACACCCTAAACTGAAAACGACTACAATAGCTGTAAATATTTGGTAAAATTAAATCGTAGCCAACAACAGTAAAAGACGGATTGGGAGATAAACACTAGTTCTAACAgtttgaaataaaaaagaaaagaaaatttacctACTACTACGACAAGATGACAATCTTGAAAGTGAAACTTTTGAAGCCAAAATCACAGAAAAGAACAGAGAGAGGAGAAGAACAAgataggatttttttttggagttatTGAAGTCGATATAGGAGAGGAGAAGAACGAGAGGTGGAAGTTTTCTCAAAGTTGTGAATATTATAAGTTGAAGCCATTCTCCCTCATTAGTGTTTAAGcgggggaaaagaaaagaaaaaaaggggacCCACatgtcccttttttttaattgaagacTTCAATGTTCTTCTAAACTCATTTTCCCTAGATAGTACTTGTATTATTTACACTACCAATAGTCCaaaaatcaacaataacataacaGTTCCACGCTGTCCAACATGAGAAGTGAAACCAGTAATTGTACACAATAACCAACAAGGGTTGTGGTTCGCGGCAAGTACACTGTCATCTTTGACTAGAGTCTCGGGTTCGAGTCTCCTGAATATGGAGTTGCCTTTGTTATATAGCTCTTTGCCCCCCAATGTGGGAACCCCGGCTCGATTCCAAATTTAGTGGGACCCCAATACGGATACCGGATACCAGATACCATATGAGAAacgcaaaaagaaaaaaaaagaaaaaaaaaaattgtacacaTGAATAGTCTTCacttaaaaaattttgaaaattatttacgTTGATTGAATTATGTATCCATGTGGGAAGAACATTATGGATATCCACATACATTAATGTTGCAAGTGGCATATGTTTTTTCCTTGTAATTGGTGAGTTGGTGGGTCTATACAAAAAAAGAATCGAATTTGTAAAGACAGAGTCAGCTACGAGGTGAAACTACAATTGCTAACTGCCAAAAACTAACCGATAATGTAGCAAATTAGCAGCTCAGATACCCATATTCCAAATTCTTTCTTCCTGAAAATCATCTCAtccaatcatccataatcaaacaaaatgaaaatgcTAACCCAAATACTATAAACACGCCTTAATTCTCTCTTAAACCCCATCACTACAGCCTTGTGTTCTGGATAAAACTTGGATTTAATGgtgtaaaaatataatttgaccAACTCCAACCGATAGTATTAGAAGTTAAACTAATGTGGATAATATTATGGATAAAGTTGAAAGTTTTAATCTGAGTCAATGACCCTACTTATCTCCTTTTCCCTTTCACTTTTTACCTTTAATAATTCATTCCGCCACTTATTTTGTTCAATCCTTCTTATGCTCTTTTGAAGCTTTAGAAAGAATAGAAAACCACAATTTCATTTGGTCCTTTATAGTTCCAAAACGATACAAACTTTTGGCTCATATCTTGCCACTTTCTATCGAAAAATTAGTTGAATTTCTTCTTTCATTTATGTTTGGAAAATTCGTTCTTGATCCAAAAGTGAAGGTAGGATTTGGTGGGAATTTGTTGTTACATGCTTTAAGCTTGACAAGTCCACGTATTAGCTAAAATGACAGCTTCTTTGAATACTAGTTTTTCTATTTATGGGTCATGTGAGGCAATCTTGAAGTCCAAATCACAAGGGTCTTCTAGCCTTTGCTCTTCTGTTGGCACTCTGCACCTTCCCGATTTATCAGCCAAAGAGTTTTTGGGAAAATCATTGGATGTTACGAATCAGACAAGTTCGAGACATTGGAATCTTAAATCTTCAAAACCTGTCTTGGTCAATGTATGTTTCAAGTTATTGGTCTTTAAAgcattctttctttctatttgtttcttctatgtttttttGAGTTTATAAGATTTATGTTTTGGTGATAGGCACAAGCATCAATATGTTTTAGCAGGGCAATGAGATGGTGGGAAAAGACCCTTAAACCCAACATGGTAGAAATCCATTCAGCAAAAGAACTTGCGGATTCACTATCAAATGCTCGTAACGGATTAGTGATAATTGACTTTTACTCCCCTGGATGTGGAGGTTGCAAGGCTTTACATCCTAAGGTACTAAATTTAGGAATACAATTGGCTTGTTaatattcttcttttatttcttaaaatcaTGAAGCATTTATTGTGTTAATGATGTTAATGTTATTTGTTAATGTTTTTACAGATCTGTCAGCTAGCTGAATCAAACTCTGATGCCATTTTTCTCAAAGTGAACTATGAAGAACTAAAAACCATGTGTCATGCTCTCCACATACATGTCTTACCCTTTTTCAGATTCTACAGGGGTGCACAAGGCAAAGTTTGTAGCTTCAGCTGTACTAATGCAACAGTaagtaatttctttttttcgtATTTTACTTTCTCCTGAATTCAAAGTTTAAAGTTGAGAAGCCGTttattatactccctccgtcccaatttaagtgtcttacttttcttttttgtctgtTCCGAAAAGAGTGCATCTTTCTgtatttagtaagttgaaaattcaaacttCCTGCATGACAAGTTTCAAATGAGATTCAATGGACATTTTAGTATATTACGCATACctttaatttaggaccacaagattcaaaaatctctttttattccttaaaaCTTATGCCAattcaaacta
This portion of the Lycium ferocissimum isolate CSIRO_LF1 chromosome 1, AGI_CSIRO_Lferr_CH_V1, whole genome shotgun sequence genome encodes:
- the LOC132052505 gene encoding thioredoxin-like 1-2, chloroplastic isoform X2, which codes for MFGKFVLDPKVKAQASICFSRAMRWWEKTLKPNMVEIHSAKELADSLSNARNGLVIIDFYSPGCGGCKALHPKICQLAESNSDAIFLKVNYEELKTMCHALHIHVLPFFRFYRGAQGKVCSFSCTNATIKKFKDVLTRHGSERCCLGPAKGLDESELLALASIGQLSKSSSLDSKQRFEEFVLTGVDISSKGTELLMV
- the LOC132052505 gene encoding thioredoxin-like 1-2, chloroplastic isoform X1, coding for MTASLNTSFSIYGSCEAILKSKSQGSSSLCSSVGTLHLPDLSAKEFLGKSLDVTNQTSSRHWNLKSSKPVLVNAQASICFSRAMRWWEKTLKPNMVEIHSAKELADSLSNARNGLVIIDFYSPGCGGCKALHPKICQLAESNSDAIFLKVNYEELKTMCHALHIHVLPFFRFYRGAQGKVCSFSCTNATIKKFKDVLTRHGSERCCLGPAKGLDESELLALASIGQLSKSSSLDSKQRFEEFVLTGVDISSKGTELLMV